Below is a window of Paenibacillus bovis DNA.
CGTATGCGGCAGACAATTTTCCTTTTCCAGAATCTGACGGCGTGTTTCGTCCCCGATTACCCGTTGGAAGTTACGCACCATCATGGGATACGGATGCGGACCAACCGCCGAACCGAGAATGTAGAAGGTATCATCTACATTGCTGACCCAGTAGCGCAATGCTTCATTTCCCGCATCCTTGAGCGTCCGGCTGCCAGACGTAACCGGAATGACTTCAGCTCCCAGCATATTCATACGGAATACGTTCAGCTGCTGACGCTTGATATCTTCTTCACCCATAAATACTTTACATTCCAGACCGAGCAGCGCGGCTACAGTCGCTGTAGCTACACCATGCTGCCCTGCTCCTGTTTCGGCGATAACTTTCTTTTTACCCATACGCTTGGCGAGTACACCCTGACCAATAGCGTTATTGATCTTATGGGCACCGGTATGGTTCAGGTCTTCACGTTTGAGGTAGATTTTGGGACCACCCAGCTGTTCGGTCAGTCTCTCGGCATAATAAAGTGGTGTCTCGCGTCCGGAATATTCTTTGAGCAGATAATTAACCTCTGCATTAAATTCATCGTCAGCCGCATATTTGCGGTAGGATTCTTCGAGCTCGATTAGTGCGTTCATAAGCGTCTCCGGTACATAGCGTCCGCCGAAGTCTCCAAATCTTCCTTTTGCATCAGGTAGTGTTGTCATTATGCTCTCGCCCTTTCCACAAACGAT
It encodes the following:
- the trpB gene encoding tryptophan synthase subunit beta; protein product: MTTLPDAKGRFGDFGGRYVPETLMNALIELEESYRKYAADDEFNAEVNYLLKEYSGRETPLYYAERLTEQLGGPKIYLKREDLNHTGAHKINNAIGQGVLAKRMGKKKVIAETGAGQHGVATATVAALLGLECKVFMGEEDIKRQQLNVFRMNMLGAEVIPVTSGSRTLKDAGNEALRYWVSNVDDTFYILGSAVGPHPYPMMVRNFQRVIGDETRRQILEKENCLPHTVVAAIGGGSNAIGMFYPFVEDKDVRLIGVEAAGRGIDTPLHAATMSLGTKGVFQGSMSYLLQDQHGQVQEAHSISAGLDYPGVGPEHSYLKDIERAQYVPITDQEALDALKLLCRTEGIIPALESAHAIAHTVKLAKEMTSEQLLVICLSGRGDKDVESIMRYEREGSL